The following are encoded together in the Variovorax sp. PBS-H4 genome:
- the otsA gene encoding alpha,alpha-trehalose-phosphate synthase (UDP-forming): MSRLVVVSNRIADPRKPAAGGLAVALGESLQQTGGLWFGWSGNIVEDGPTGEGELRIQQAGKVTLATIDLSREDHDSYYLGYANDVLWPVFHDRLDLANFDAGFIGGYRRVNQLFARKLMPMLKSDDIIWIHDYHLIPLAAELRGMGCRQRIGFFLHIPLPPHIIMAAIPQHEWLMRSLFAYDLIGFQAQQDVQHFEQYVRNEASGEALGRDLYRAYGQTVRCGAFPIGIDVDEFAALTHGKESRDMYETMRREYSSRRLLLGIDRLDYSKGIPNRVRSFRELLANYPENRRSATLIQIASPTRETVDAYADIRRELESLCGAINGDYGELDWMPVRYIHRMVARKRVPGLCRAAAVGLVTPLRDGMNLVAKEYIAAQDPSDPGVLVLSRFAGAAEQLKEALLVNPYDTHGTAETVQQALQMPLEERRERHQKLLSRIRAQDVHWWRRTFLDALREAESVR, translated from the coding sequence ATGAGTCGACTCGTCGTCGTTTCCAACCGCATCGCCGATCCGCGCAAGCCCGCTGCCGGGGGACTGGCCGTCGCGCTCGGCGAAAGCCTTCAGCAGACCGGCGGGCTGTGGTTCGGCTGGAGCGGCAACATCGTCGAGGATGGCCCCACGGGCGAAGGCGAGCTGCGCATCCAGCAGGCCGGCAAGGTCACGCTCGCCACCATCGACCTGAGCCGTGAGGACCACGACAGCTACTACCTGGGCTATGCCAACGACGTGCTGTGGCCGGTGTTTCACGACCGGCTCGACCTGGCCAACTTCGACGCCGGCTTCATTGGCGGCTACCGCCGCGTGAACCAGCTGTTCGCGCGCAAGCTGATGCCGATGCTGAAGAGCGACGACATCATCTGGATCCACGACTACCACCTGATCCCGCTGGCCGCCGAGCTGCGCGGCATGGGCTGCCGCCAGCGCATCGGCTTCTTCCTGCACATCCCGCTGCCGCCGCACATCATCATGGCCGCGATCCCGCAGCATGAATGGCTGATGCGCTCGCTCTTTGCCTACGACCTGATCGGCTTCCAGGCCCAGCAGGACGTGCAGCACTTCGAGCAGTACGTGCGCAACGAGGCCAGCGGCGAGGCCCTCGGCCGCGACCTGTACCGCGCCTACGGCCAGACGGTGCGCTGCGGCGCCTTCCCGATCGGCATCGACGTGGACGAGTTCGCGGCCCTCACCCACGGCAAGGAGTCGCGCGACATGTACGAGACGATGCGGCGCGAGTACTCCAGCCGACGGCTGCTGCTGGGCATCGACCGGCTCGACTATTCCAAGGGCATCCCGAACCGCGTGCGCTCCTTCCGCGAGCTGCTGGCCAACTACCCCGAGAACCGCCGCAGCGCAACGCTGATCCAGATCGCCTCACCTACCCGCGAGACGGTCGACGCCTACGCCGACATCCGGCGCGAGCTCGAGTCGCTGTGCGGCGCCATCAACGGCGACTACGGCGAGCTCGACTGGATGCCGGTGCGCTACATCCACCGCATGGTGGCGCGCAAGCGCGTGCCGGGCCTGTGCCGGGCTGCGGCGGTCGGCTTGGTGACGCCGCTGCGCGACGGCATGAACCTCGTGGCCAAGGAATACATCGCGGCGCAGGACCCGTCCGACCCGGGCGTGCTGGTGCTGTCGCGCTTCGCCGGGGCTGCCGAGCAGCTGAAGGAAGCGCTGCTGGTCAATCCTTACGACACCCACGGCACCGCCGAAACCGTGCAGCAGGCGCTGCAGATGCCGCTGGAAGAGCGGCGCGAGCGCCACCAGAAGCTTCTGTCGCGCATCCGCGCGCAAGACGTGCACTGGTGGCGGCGCACCTTCCTCGACGCGCTGCGCGAAGCGGAGAGCGTGCGCTAG
- a CDS encoding glycoside hydrolase family 15 protein: MTKNLLEVETPEEELQKQSRAGDSIAGAASASDKPVEHPEAVTRPAARGGFGPPADPSLNLGVIGNCSFSALVDARGRVVWCCLPRFDGEPVFNALLHTGEDAGAWAIEIEDFASSKQWYEPNTAVLRTQLFDSAGQGVEITDFAPRFYSRSRYFRPLTMVRRVKPIQGTPRVRISLAPRFQWGSTPPQITRGSNHIRYVGPDFALRLNTDAPVSHVLSKQPFVLSREHNFVLGADETLMDGIADTARHFEQETIAYWRTWSKRLAIPFEWQDAVIRAAITLKMSLYEDTGAIVAAMTTSIPEAPDSQRNWDYRYCWLRDAFFVVRALNSLSEVGTMEDYLRWLANVVIGSHGEHIQPLYGIGLERELPESFVDGLSGYRGMGPVRVGNQAQEHFQHDVYGNIVLGASQAFHDHRLLSRGGVAEFPHLEAVGEQAIRVYGTPDAGMWELRTRARVHTSSALMSWAACDRLAKVARSLGLPERAAYWHGHSSRMREEILAKSWCEERQAFAESFGGHELDASILLMTEVGLIDARDPRFISTVEAMEKSLCDGPYMRRYEAADDFGKPETAFNICTFWRIDALAKIGRKAEARQIFETMLAARNPLGLLSEDTHPVTGEMWGNFPQTYSMVGIINAAVRLSAPWDSCI, encoded by the coding sequence ATGACGAAAAACCTGCTAGAGGTCGAAACCCCGGAGGAAGAACTGCAGAAGCAAAGCCGAGCCGGCGACTCGATCGCCGGAGCTGCCAGCGCCAGCGACAAGCCGGTAGAGCACCCCGAAGCCGTGACCCGGCCGGCCGCACGCGGCGGCTTTGGCCCCCCGGCCGATCCTTCGCTCAATCTCGGCGTGATCGGCAACTGTTCCTTCAGTGCGCTGGTCGACGCTCGCGGCCGCGTGGTCTGGTGCTGCCTGCCGCGCTTCGATGGCGAACCGGTCTTCAATGCGCTGCTGCACACGGGCGAGGACGCCGGCGCCTGGGCGATCGAGATCGAGGACTTCGCCTCCAGCAAGCAGTGGTACGAGCCGAACACGGCCGTGCTGCGCACCCAGCTCTTCGACAGCGCCGGCCAGGGCGTGGAAATCACGGACTTCGCGCCACGCTTCTACAGCCGCTCGCGCTACTTCCGGCCGCTCACCATGGTGCGCCGGGTGAAGCCGATCCAGGGCACGCCGCGGGTGCGCATCTCGCTGGCGCCGCGCTTCCAGTGGGGCAGCACGCCGCCGCAGATCACGCGCGGCAGCAACCACATCCGCTACGTGGGCCCGGACTTCGCGTTGCGCCTCAACACCGACGCGCCGGTCTCCCATGTGCTCTCGAAGCAGCCCTTCGTGCTGTCGCGCGAGCACAATTTCGTGCTCGGTGCCGACGAGACGCTGATGGATGGCATTGCCGACACCGCGCGCCATTTCGAGCAGGAGACCATCGCCTACTGGCGCACCTGGAGCAAGCGGCTCGCGATCCCCTTCGAGTGGCAGGACGCTGTGATCCGCGCGGCCATCACGCTCAAGATGTCCCTCTACGAGGACACGGGCGCCATCGTGGCCGCGATGACCACCAGCATTCCCGAGGCGCCCGACAGCCAGCGCAACTGGGACTACCGTTACTGCTGGCTGCGCGATGCCTTCTTCGTGGTGCGGGCGCTCAACAGCCTGTCCGAGGTCGGCACCATGGAGGATTACCTGCGCTGGCTGGCCAACGTGGTGATCGGCTCGCACGGCGAGCACATCCAGCCGCTCTACGGCATCGGCCTGGAGCGCGAGCTGCCCGAGTCCTTCGTCGACGGCCTCAGCGGCTACCGCGGCATGGGCCCGGTGCGCGTGGGCAACCAGGCGCAGGAGCACTTCCAGCACGACGTCTACGGCAACATCGTGCTGGGCGCGTCGCAAGCCTTCCATGACCACCGGCTGCTCAGCCGCGGCGGCGTGGCCGAGTTCCCGCACCTCGAAGCGGTCGGCGAGCAGGCGATCCGCGTCTACGGCACGCCCGACGCCGGCATGTGGGAGCTGCGCACGCGCGCCCGCGTGCACACCAGTTCGGCGCTGATGAGCTGGGCCGCCTGCGACCGGCTGGCCAAGGTGGCACGCTCGCTGGGCCTGCCGGAGCGCGCGGCCTACTGGCACGGCCATTCGTCGCGCATGCGCGAGGAGATCCTCGCCAAGTCCTGGTGCGAGGAGCGCCAGGCCTTCGCCGAGAGCTTCGGCGGCCACGAGCTCGATGCGAGCATCCTGCTGATGACCGAGGTCGGCCTGATCGATGCGCGGGACCCGCGTTTCATCTCCACGGTCGAGGCCATGGAGAAGTCGCTGTGCGATGGCCCCTACATGCGCCGCTATGAAGCGGCCGACGATTTCGGCAAGCCCGAAACCGCCTTCAATATCTGTACCTTCTGGCGCATCGACGCCCTCGCCAAGATCGGCCGCAAGGCCGAGGCCCGGCAGATCTTCGAGACCATGCTGGCGGCGCGCAACCCGCTGGGCCTGCTGTCGGAAGATACCCATCCGGTCACCGGCGAGATGTGGGGCAACTTCCCGCAGACCTACTCGATGGTGGGCATCATCAACGCGGCCGTGCGGCTGTCTGCACCGTGGGACTCCTGCATATGA
- the otsB gene encoding trehalose-phosphatase has product MQTPPRLSPDAALFLDFDGTLVAIAETPEAIEVPSALVPLLSDLRDLLGGALAVVSGRQIDVLDRFLAPLRLPAAGEHGVQRRAADGEMQEQRPPDLTDVLDTANELARVYEGLLVERKHAAVALHYRLAPQLEAVCRDALLRTITDQPQLELLHGKFVFEVKPAGINKGVAIDAFLREAPFAGRVPVFAGDDTTDESGFAVVQPRGGVAIKVGSGPSLALHRLDSPLAVFEWLVEARKLLADTPSGTQGKSA; this is encoded by the coding sequence ATGCAGACGCCCCCCCGCCTCAGCCCCGACGCTGCGCTCTTCCTCGACTTCGACGGCACCCTGGTGGCAATTGCCGAGACGCCGGAGGCCATCGAGGTGCCCAGCGCCCTCGTCCCGCTGCTCAGCGACCTGCGCGACCTGCTCGGCGGCGCGCTGGCCGTGGTGTCCGGCCGGCAGATCGACGTGCTCGATCGCTTCCTGGCGCCGCTGCGCCTGCCGGCGGCGGGCGAGCACGGCGTGCAGCGCCGCGCTGCCGATGGCGAGATGCAGGAGCAGCGCCCGCCCGATCTGACGGACGTGCTGGACACGGCCAACGAGCTGGCCCGCGTGTACGAGGGCCTGCTGGTGGAGCGCAAGCACGCGGCCGTCGCGCTGCACTACCGACTCGCGCCCCAGCTCGAGGCCGTGTGCCGTGACGCCCTGCTGCGCACCATCACCGACCAGCCGCAGCTGGAGCTGTTGCACGGCAAATTCGTATTCGAGGTCAAGCCCGCCGGCATCAACAAGGGCGTCGCGATCGACGCCTTCCTGCGGGAGGCGCCGTTTGCGGGCCGGGTGCCGGTGTTCGCGGGCGACGACACCACCGATGAAAGCGGCTTCGCCGTCGTGCAGCCGCGAGGCGGCGTGGCAATCAAGGTCGGATCAGGCCCGAGTTTGGCGCTGCACCGGCTGGATTCCCCGCTCGCCGTGTTCGAATGGCTGGTCGAGGCACGCAAACTGCTGGCCGATACGCCATCCGGCACCCAAGGAAAATCCGCATGA
- a CDS encoding multifunctional CCA addition/repair protein gives MQTYLVGGAIRDALLGRPGGDRDWVVVGATPEQMTAQGYLPVGRDFPVFLHPETREEYALARTERKSGPGYRGFIVHASPEVTLEQDLARRDLTVNAIALPSGKAGATLDLAHVIDPFGGRRDLNGKVLRHVTDAFREDPVRILRVARFAARFADFRVAPETMALMREMVAAGEADALVAERVWQELARGLMEASPSRMFELLRECGALGVLLPEVDRLWGVPQPEAHHPEVDAGRHLLLVLDMAARLDAPLPVRFACLVHDLGKGTTPADVLPRHIGHEQRSVGLLREVCERWRVPVELRELAEVVAREHGNIHRSGEFGAAALVRLLERCDAFRKPARFEQALLACECDARGRLGLEAQPYPQRDRLLTALSAARSVATAPIAAQAQAEGAAGTKIAERIARARVAAVAEALALPA, from the coding sequence ATGCAAACCTATCTCGTCGGCGGCGCCATCCGCGATGCCCTGCTGGGCCGTCCGGGCGGCGACCGCGACTGGGTCGTGGTGGGCGCCACGCCCGAGCAAATGACCGCACAGGGCTACCTGCCCGTGGGCCGCGATTTCCCCGTTTTCCTGCACCCCGAGACGCGCGAGGAATACGCGCTGGCGCGCACCGAGCGCAAGAGCGGCCCCGGCTACCGCGGCTTCATCGTCCACGCCTCGCCGGAGGTCACGCTGGAGCAAGACCTCGCGCGGCGCGACCTCACGGTCAATGCCATCGCGCTGCCCTCCGGCAAGGCCGGCGCCACGCTGGACCTCGCCCACGTGATCGATCCCTTCGGCGGCCGGCGTGACCTGAACGGCAAGGTGCTGCGCCACGTGACCGATGCCTTCCGCGAGGACCCGGTGCGCATCCTGCGCGTCGCTCGCTTCGCCGCCCGCTTCGCCGACTTTCGCGTCGCGCCCGAAACGATGGCATTGATGCGCGAGATGGTCGCCGCAGGCGAGGCCGACGCGCTGGTGGCCGAGCGCGTCTGGCAGGAGCTCGCGCGCGGTCTCATGGAAGCCAGTCCTTCGCGCATGTTCGAGCTGCTGCGCGAATGCGGCGCGCTCGGCGTGCTGCTGCCTGAGGTGGATCGGCTCTGGGGCGTGCCCCAGCCGGAGGCCCACCATCCCGAAGTCGACGCCGGGCGGCACCTGTTGCTGGTGCTCGACATGGCGGCACGGCTGGACGCGCCGCTCCCGGTGCGCTTCGCCTGCCTGGTGCACGACCTCGGCAAAGGCACCACGCCGGCCGACGTGCTGCCGCGGCACATCGGCCACGAACAACGCAGCGTGGGCCTGCTGCGCGAGGTCTGCGAGCGCTGGCGCGTACCGGTGGAACTGCGCGAACTGGCCGAGGTGGTCGCGCGCGAGCACGGCAACATCCACCGAAGCGGCGAATTCGGCGCCGCGGCGCTGGTTCGGCTGCTCGAGCGGTGCGACGCGTTTCGCAAGCCGGCGCGTTTCGAGCAGGCGCTGCTGGCCTGCGAATGCGACGCGCGCGGGCGGCTGGGGCTGGAAGCGCAGCCCTACCCGCAGCGGGACCGGCTGTTGACAGCGCTGTCGGCCGCGCGCTCGGTGGCGACCGCACCTATTGCAGCGCAGGCGCAGGCGGAAGGCGCTGCCGGAACGAAGATCGCGGAAAGAATCGCCCGGGCACGCGTGGCGGCCGTGGCGGAGGCCTTGGCGCTGCCCGCCTGA
- a CDS encoding glutathione S-transferase family protein — MLKLYIGNKNYSSWSMRPWVLVKQAGIAFEEVMVPFDSFEADSHFKKTIEALSPAGRVPVLVDGPIVVYDTLAICEYLAETHPDKALWPRDKALRAHARSVCAEMHSGFAALRTHCGMNIEADLRVQGKIILRDQPQVRADLARIVQMWSGLLETHGGPMLFGEFGIADAYFAPVGVRIKTFGLPVPAEIAAYIERVQQLPGVKAWIDEALVEKRFVVKDEPYRIES, encoded by the coding sequence ATGCTCAAGCTCTACATCGGCAACAAGAACTACTCGTCGTGGTCCATGCGCCCCTGGGTGCTCGTGAAGCAGGCCGGCATCGCATTCGAGGAGGTGATGGTTCCCTTCGATTCCTTCGAAGCCGACTCGCATTTCAAGAAGACCATCGAGGCCTTGAGCCCGGCCGGTCGCGTGCCCGTGCTGGTCGACGGGCCGATCGTGGTCTACGACACGCTGGCGATCTGCGAATACCTCGCCGAAACCCATCCTGACAAGGCGCTCTGGCCGCGCGACAAGGCCCTCCGCGCGCATGCCCGCAGCGTCTGCGCCGAGATGCATTCGGGCTTCGCCGCGCTGCGCACCCACTGCGGCATGAACATCGAGGCCGACCTGCGTGTGCAGGGCAAGATCATCCTGCGCGACCAGCCGCAGGTGCGCGCCGACCTCGCCCGCATCGTGCAGATGTGGAGCGGCCTGCTGGAGACGCACGGCGGGCCGATGCTGTTCGGCGAGTTCGGCATTGCGGACGCGTACTTCGCACCGGTCGGGGTACGCATCAAGACCTTCGGCCTGCCGGTACCCGCCGAGATCGCCGCTTACATCGAACGCGTGCAGCAACTGCCCGGCGTCAAGGCGTGGATCGACGAGGCTTTGGTCGAGAAGCGCTTCGTGGTCAAGGACGAGCCTTATCGCATCGAGAGCTGA
- a CDS encoding MgtC/SapB family protein yields the protein MTWWDEVASTVVAEFSDVGDLTQLTRITVRLVLASVLGFVLGFEREQQGKAAGVRTHMLVAIGSALFVLVPQQAGIEPADMSRVIQGLVAGVGFLCAGTILKQGRDERHVEGLTTAAGLWLTAAIGMACGLGRELTAVLSALLALAVLSLVPHMVKSGAGAAGPQPKRGSKRAIAPPGSDDHDDGDGAGKR from the coding sequence ATGACCTGGTGGGATGAAGTCGCATCCACGGTCGTGGCCGAATTTTCGGACGTGGGCGACCTCACCCAGCTCACCCGCATCACGGTGCGCCTGGTGCTGGCCTCGGTGCTGGGCTTCGTGCTGGGCTTCGAGCGCGAGCAGCAAGGCAAGGCGGCCGGCGTGCGCACGCACATGCTGGTCGCCATCGGCTCGGCGCTCTTCGTGCTCGTTCCCCAGCAGGCCGGGATCGAGCCCGCCGACATGAGCCGCGTGATCCAGGGCCTGGTGGCGGGTGTCGGCTTCCTCTGCGCCGGCACCATCCTCAAGCAGGGCCGCGACGAGCGGCATGTGGAGGGCCTCACCACTGCGGCGGGGCTCTGGTTGACGGCCGCCATCGGCATGGCCTGCGGTCTCGGCCGCGAGCTGACGGCGGTGCTCAGTGCCCTGCTCGCGCTGGCCGTGCTCTCGCTGGTGCCGCATATGGTGAAGTCGGGCGCAGGTGCGGCCGGGCCGCAACCGAAGCGGGGCAGCAAGCGCGCGATCGCCCCACCTGGCAGCGATGACCATGACGATGGCGACGGCGCGGGCAAGCGCTGA